A single genomic interval of Drosophila virilis strain 15010-1051.87 chromosome 2, Dvir_AGI_RSII-ME, whole genome shotgun sequence harbors:
- the Lnk gene encoding SH2B adapter protein 2 isoform X2 encodes MGGNSAAANSNAFSAGGYIGPTTSLGAAGGSDLIPAPMGTGTALGSTSFAYGGTSWEEFCDRHARVAASDFAKACINYINGNLPPEVARSIPHRSFAVKFVEYFSEHYDTEFFRRRSNLKTDIGSLLCDGGGDSGGGFDTEEHEVSRLFPKSLLRRLSFKGLRKGKLFFLQAFFHKNSDDVDGVGSSKQSSKTKLAKIVVECRKEGIVNNLTAESLDQTTATQKWEKCRLALVKAVGGYMLEFYTPPKAPKPHSGVFCFLISEARETTTLEMPDRLNTFVLKADNNMEYVIEAASADEMRSWLATIRYCMRTPPTQQPILNSDVIAVAMQTSPVTTNPNPTTSTPSGALGGIQNPQYQQQGGLVLGGSNGNLVSSQSADSALAAISASNSNANAPAGGNDVNAISQASIELSSTPPEIPSRPSRGERGEQRLSASSNFDGTELVETESDVNVADLTAEMRLFPWFHGTLPRAEAARMVLQSEAAGHGYFLVRQSETRRGEFVLTFNFQGRAKHLRLTISEKGQCRVQHLWFPTIQEMLEHFRHNPIPLESGGTSDVTLTDWVHHTSRLNDGAPITTIAAAAHEPGADASAGASNAAGSSGHANGNGNGHPSPRHRNEVITMNLSVRLKTNEIELPQEPTHVYFPEQVYFHLDPSTLTVHNSPPAGQGFLDQPHLRASNASLQATHPGVATTRHAADTTGANSGAPGSSGSGGATGAECSGRAIDNQYSFT; translated from the exons ATGGGTGGAAACAGCGCAGCTGCCAATTCGAACGCTTTCAGCGCCGGCGGTTACATCGGACCGACCACAAGTCTGGGTGCCGCCGGTGGCAGCGATTTGATACCGGCGCCAATGGGCACTGGCACTGCATTGGGCAGCACATCCTTTGCCTACGGCGGGACTAGCTGGGAAGAGTTTTGCGATCGTCATGCGCGAGTGGCCGCCAGCGACTTTGCCAAAGCATGTATTAACTACATTAATGGTAACCTGCCACCGGAGGTGGCTCGCAGTATACCGCACCGCAGCTTTGCTGTAAAATTTGTCGAATACTTCTCGGAGCACTACGATACAGAGTTCTTTCGACGACGCAGTAATCTGAAGACAGACATTGGATCTCTGCTGTGCGATGGCGGCGGTGATAGCGGTGGCGGTTTCGATACGGAGGAGCACGAGGTGTCGAGACTGTTTCCCAAGTCGCTGCTGCGGCGCCTCTCCTTTAAGGGACTGCGCAAGGGCAAG CTCTTCTTTTTGCAGGCGTTCTTTCACAAGAACTCGGACGACGTGGATGGCGTGGGTAGCAGCAAGCAGAGCAGCAAGACGAAGTTGGCCAAAATAGTAGTCGAGTGCCGCAAGGAGGGCATTGTCAACAATTTGACTGCCGAGAGCTTGGACCAGACGACGGCCACACAAAAGTGGGAGAAATGCCGCCTGGCACTGGTCAAGGCTGTGGGCGGCTATATGCTTGAATTTTATACGCCACCCAAGGCACCAAAGCCACACAGCGGCGTCTTCTGCTTCCTCATCTCGGAGGCACGCGAAACAACCACTCTGGAGATGCCCGATCGCCTGAACACGTTTGTGCTCAAGGCCGACAACAACATGGAGTACGTAATTGAGGCAGCGAGTGCCGACGAAATGCGCAGCTGGCTGGCCACAATACGCTATTGCATGCGCACACCGCCAACACAGCAGCCGATCCTCAATTCGGATGTCATTGCGGTGGCCATGCAGACTTCACCGGTGACTACCAATCCGAATCCAACAACAAGCACGCCCAGCGGTGCATTGGGAGGCATACAAAATCCTCAATATCAGCAGCAAGGTGGTCTTGTCTTGGGCGGCTCCAATGGAAATTTGGTCAGCTCACAGTCAGCGGATAGCGCCTTGGCCGCCATCTCGGCCAGTAATAGTAACGCGAATGCACCTGCCGGCGGCAATGATGTGAATGCCATTTCTCAGGCTAGCATCGAGCTGAGTAGCACGCCACCCGAAATACCATCGCGTCCATCACGAGGCGAACGGGGCGAACAGCGTTTGTCGGCCTCCAGTAATTTCGATGGCACTGAGCTGGTTGAAACAGAATCCGATGTGAATGTGGCCGATCTGACAGCGGAGATGCGTCTGTTTCCCTGGTTCCATGGCACGTTACCGCGTGCTGAAGCCGCACGCATGGTGCTGCAGTCGGAGGCAGCGGGCCATGGTTACTTTTTGGTTCGCCAGAGCGAAACACGACGTGGCGAGTTTGTGTTAACATTCAATTTTCAAGGACGTGCCAAGCATCTGCGGCTGACAATCTCCGAAAAGGGCCAGTGCCGAGTGCAACATCTATGGTTCCCCACCATACAAGAGATGCTCGAACATTTTCGACACAATCCCATACCGCTCGAGTCGGGCGGCACATCCGATGTGACGCTCACGGATTGGGTGCATCACACCAGTAGACTGAACGACGGAGCACCCATAACAACAATTGCCGCCGCAGCGCATGAGCCGGGCGCCGATGCGTCCGCTGGAGCGAGCAACGCTGCCGGCAGCTCTGGCCATgcaaatggcaatggcaatggacATCCATCGCCGAGACAT CGCAACGAAGTGATTACCATGAATCTAAGTGTTCGCCTAAAGACAAACGAAATCGAACTGCCACAAGAGCCAACACACGTCTATTTTCCGGAGCAAGTCTACTTTCATTTGGATCCCTCAACGCTGACCGTGCACAATTCGCCACCGGCAGGTCAAGGTTTTCTAGATCAGCCGCACCTGCGTGCATCGAATGCTTCACTGCAGGCAACCCATCCGGGCGTGGCGACGACACGCCATGCCGCTGACACCACGGGCGCCAACAGTGGTGCACCCGGCAGCAGCGGTAGCGGTGGAGCAACTGGAGCCGAGTGCAGCGGACGCGCCATTGATAATCAGTATAGCTTCACTTAG
- the Lnk gene encoding SH2B adapter protein 1 isoform X5: MGGNSAAANSNAFSAGGYIGPTTSLGAAGGSDLIPAPMGTGTALGSTSFAYGGTSWEEFCDRHARVAASDFAKACINYINGNLPPEVARSIPHRSFAVKFVEYFSEHYDTEFFRRRSNLKTDIGSLLCDGGGDSGGGFDTEEHEVSRLFPKSLLRRLSFKGLRKGKLFFLQAFFHKNSDDVDGVGSSKQSSKTKLAKIVVECRKEGIVNNLTAESLDQTTATQKWEKCRLALVKAVGGYMLEFYTPPKAPKPHSGVFCFLISEARETTTLEMPDRLNTFVLKADNNMEYVIEAASADEMRSWLATIRYCMRTPPTQQPILNSDVIAVAMQTSPVTTNPNPTTSTPSGALGGIQNPQYQQQGGLVLGGSNGNLVSSQSADSALAAISASNSNANAPAGGNDVNAISQASIELSSTPPEIPSRPSRGERGEQRLSASSNFDGTELVETESDVNVADLTAEMRLFPWFHGTLPRAEAARMVLQSEAAGHGYFLVRQSETRRGEFVLTFNFQGRAKHLRLTISEKGQCRVQHLWFPTIQEMLEHFRHNPIPLESGGTSDVTLTDWVHHTSRLNDGAPITTIAAAAHEPGADASAGASNAAGSSGHANGNGNGHPSPRHVR, encoded by the exons ATGGGTGGAAACAGCGCAGCTGCCAATTCGAACGCTTTCAGCGCCGGCGGTTACATCGGACCGACCACAAGTCTGGGTGCCGCCGGTGGCAGCGATTTGATACCGGCGCCAATGGGCACTGGCACTGCATTGGGCAGCACATCCTTTGCCTACGGCGGGACTAGCTGGGAAGAGTTTTGCGATCGTCATGCGCGAGTGGCCGCCAGCGACTTTGCCAAAGCATGTATTAACTACATTAATGGTAACCTGCCACCGGAGGTGGCTCGCAGTATACCGCACCGCAGCTTTGCTGTAAAATTTGTCGAATACTTCTCGGAGCACTACGATACAGAGTTCTTTCGACGACGCAGTAATCTGAAGACAGACATTGGATCTCTGCTGTGCGATGGCGGCGGTGATAGCGGTGGCGGTTTCGATACGGAGGAGCACGAGGTGTCGAGACTGTTTCCCAAGTCGCTGCTGCGGCGCCTCTCCTTTAAGGGACTGCGCAAGGGCAAG CTCTTCTTTTTGCAGGCGTTCTTTCACAAGAACTCGGACGACGTGGATGGCGTGGGTAGCAGCAAGCAGAGCAGCAAGACGAAGTTGGCCAAAATAGTAGTCGAGTGCCGCAAGGAGGGCATTGTCAACAATTTGACTGCCGAGAGCTTGGACCAGACGACGGCCACACAAAAGTGGGAGAAATGCCGCCTGGCACTGGTCAAGGCTGTGGGCGGCTATATGCTTGAATTTTATACGCCACCCAAGGCACCAAAGCCACACAGCGGCGTCTTCTGCTTCCTCATCTCGGAGGCACGCGAAACAACCACTCTGGAGATGCCCGATCGCCTGAACACGTTTGTGCTCAAGGCCGACAACAACATGGAGTACGTAATTGAGGCAGCGAGTGCCGACGAAATGCGCAGCTGGCTGGCCACAATACGCTATTGCATGCGCACACCGCCAACACAGCAGCCGATCCTCAATTCGGATGTCATTGCGGTGGCCATGCAGACTTCACCGGTGACTACCAATCCGAATCCAACAACAAGCACGCCCAGCGGTGCATTGGGAGGCATACAAAATCCTCAATATCAGCAGCAAGGTGGTCTTGTCTTGGGCGGCTCCAATGGAAATTTGGTCAGCTCACAGTCAGCGGATAGCGCCTTGGCCGCCATCTCGGCCAGTAATAGTAACGCGAATGCACCTGCCGGCGGCAATGATGTGAATGCCATTTCTCAGGCTAGCATCGAGCTGAGTAGCACGCCACCCGAAATACCATCGCGTCCATCACGAGGCGAACGGGGCGAACAGCGTTTGTCGGCCTCCAGTAATTTCGATGGCACTGAGCTGGTTGAAACAGAATCCGATGTGAATGTGGCCGATCTGACAGCGGAGATGCGTCTGTTTCCCTGGTTCCATGGCACGTTACCGCGTGCTGAAGCCGCACGCATGGTGCTGCAGTCGGAGGCAGCGGGCCATGGTTACTTTTTGGTTCGCCAGAGCGAAACACGACGTGGCGAGTTTGTGTTAACATTCAATTTTCAAGGACGTGCCAAGCATCTGCGGCTGACAATCTCCGAAAAGGGCCAGTGCCGAGTGCAACATCTATGGTTCCCCACCATACAAGAGATGCTCGAACATTTTCGACACAATCCCATACCGCTCGAGTCGGGCGGCACATCCGATGTGACGCTCACGGATTGGGTGCATCACACCAGTAGACTGAACGACGGAGCACCCATAACAACAATTGCCGCCGCAGCGCATGAGCCGGGCGCCGATGCGTCCGCTGGAGCGAGCAACGCTGCCGGCAGCTCTGGCCATgcaaatggcaatggcaatggacATCCATCGCCGAGACATGTGAGATAG
- the Lnk gene encoding SH2B adapter protein 2 isoform X1, whose amino-acid sequence MGGNSAAANSNAFSAGGYIGPTTSLGAAGGSDLIPAPMGTGTALGSTSFAYGGTSWEEFCDRHARVAASDFAKACINYINGNLPPEVARSIPHRSFAVKFVEYFSEHYDTEFFRRRSNLKTDIGSLLCDGGGDSGGGFDTEEHEVSRLFPKSLLRRLSFKGLRKGKKLFFLQAFFHKNSDDVDGVGSSKQSSKTKLAKIVVECRKEGIVNNLTAESLDQTTATQKWEKCRLALVKAVGGYMLEFYTPPKAPKPHSGVFCFLISEARETTTLEMPDRLNTFVLKADNNMEYVIEAASADEMRSWLATIRYCMRTPPTQQPILNSDVIAVAMQTSPVTTNPNPTTSTPSGALGGIQNPQYQQQGGLVLGGSNGNLVSSQSADSALAAISASNSNANAPAGGNDVNAISQASIELSSTPPEIPSRPSRGERGEQRLSASSNFDGTELVETESDVNVADLTAEMRLFPWFHGTLPRAEAARMVLQSEAAGHGYFLVRQSETRRGEFVLTFNFQGRAKHLRLTISEKGQCRVQHLWFPTIQEMLEHFRHNPIPLESGGTSDVTLTDWVHHTSRLNDGAPITTIAAAAHEPGADASAGASNAAGSSGHANGNGNGHPSPRHRNEVITMNLSVRLKTNEIELPQEPTHVYFPEQVYFHLDPSTLTVHNSPPAGQGFLDQPHLRASNASLQATHPGVATTRHAADTTGANSGAPGSSGSGGATGAECSGRAIDNQYSFT is encoded by the exons ATGGGTGGAAACAGCGCAGCTGCCAATTCGAACGCTTTCAGCGCCGGCGGTTACATCGGACCGACCACAAGTCTGGGTGCCGCCGGTGGCAGCGATTTGATACCGGCGCCAATGGGCACTGGCACTGCATTGGGCAGCACATCCTTTGCCTACGGCGGGACTAGCTGGGAAGAGTTTTGCGATCGTCATGCGCGAGTGGCCGCCAGCGACTTTGCCAAAGCATGTATTAACTACATTAATGGTAACCTGCCACCGGAGGTGGCTCGCAGTATACCGCACCGCAGCTTTGCTGTAAAATTTGTCGAATACTTCTCGGAGCACTACGATACAGAGTTCTTTCGACGACGCAGTAATCTGAAGACAGACATTGGATCTCTGCTGTGCGATGGCGGCGGTGATAGCGGTGGCGGTTTCGATACGGAGGAGCACGAGGTGTCGAGACTGTTTCCCAAGTCGCTGCTGCGGCGCCTCTCCTTTAAGGGACTGCGCAAGGGCAAG AAGCTCTTCTTTTTGCAGGCGTTCTTTCACAAGAACTCGGACGACGTGGATGGCGTGGGTAGCAGCAAGCAGAGCAGCAAGACGAAGTTGGCCAAAATAGTAGTCGAGTGCCGCAAGGAGGGCATTGTCAACAATTTGACTGCCGAGAGCTTGGACCAGACGACGGCCACACAAAAGTGGGAGAAATGCCGCCTGGCACTGGTCAAGGCTGTGGGCGGCTATATGCTTGAATTTTATACGCCACCCAAGGCACCAAAGCCACACAGCGGCGTCTTCTGCTTCCTCATCTCGGAGGCACGCGAAACAACCACTCTGGAGATGCCCGATCGCCTGAACACGTTTGTGCTCAAGGCCGACAACAACATGGAGTACGTAATTGAGGCAGCGAGTGCCGACGAAATGCGCAGCTGGCTGGCCACAATACGCTATTGCATGCGCACACCGCCAACACAGCAGCCGATCCTCAATTCGGATGTCATTGCGGTGGCCATGCAGACTTCACCGGTGACTACCAATCCGAATCCAACAACAAGCACGCCCAGCGGTGCATTGGGAGGCATACAAAATCCTCAATATCAGCAGCAAGGTGGTCTTGTCTTGGGCGGCTCCAATGGAAATTTGGTCAGCTCACAGTCAGCGGATAGCGCCTTGGCCGCCATCTCGGCCAGTAATAGTAACGCGAATGCACCTGCCGGCGGCAATGATGTGAATGCCATTTCTCAGGCTAGCATCGAGCTGAGTAGCACGCCACCCGAAATACCATCGCGTCCATCACGAGGCGAACGGGGCGAACAGCGTTTGTCGGCCTCCAGTAATTTCGATGGCACTGAGCTGGTTGAAACAGAATCCGATGTGAATGTGGCCGATCTGACAGCGGAGATGCGTCTGTTTCCCTGGTTCCATGGCACGTTACCGCGTGCTGAAGCCGCACGCATGGTGCTGCAGTCGGAGGCAGCGGGCCATGGTTACTTTTTGGTTCGCCAGAGCGAAACACGACGTGGCGAGTTTGTGTTAACATTCAATTTTCAAGGACGTGCCAAGCATCTGCGGCTGACAATCTCCGAAAAGGGCCAGTGCCGAGTGCAACATCTATGGTTCCCCACCATACAAGAGATGCTCGAACATTTTCGACACAATCCCATACCGCTCGAGTCGGGCGGCACATCCGATGTGACGCTCACGGATTGGGTGCATCACACCAGTAGACTGAACGACGGAGCACCCATAACAACAATTGCCGCCGCAGCGCATGAGCCGGGCGCCGATGCGTCCGCTGGAGCGAGCAACGCTGCCGGCAGCTCTGGCCATgcaaatggcaatggcaatggacATCCATCGCCGAGACAT CGCAACGAAGTGATTACCATGAATCTAAGTGTTCGCCTAAAGACAAACGAAATCGAACTGCCACAAGAGCCAACACACGTCTATTTTCCGGAGCAAGTCTACTTTCATTTGGATCCCTCAACGCTGACCGTGCACAATTCGCCACCGGCAGGTCAAGGTTTTCTAGATCAGCCGCACCTGCGTGCATCGAATGCTTCACTGCAGGCAACCCATCCGGGCGTGGCGACGACACGCCATGCCGCTGACACCACGGGCGCCAACAGTGGTGCACCCGGCAGCAGCGGTAGCGGTGGAGCAACTGGAGCCGAGTGCAGCGGACGCGCCATTGATAATCAGTATAGCTTCACTTAG
- the Lnk gene encoding SH2B adapter protein 1 isoform X4: MGGNSAAANSNAFSAGGYIGPTTSLGAAGGSDLIPAPMGTGTALGSTSFAYGGTSWEEFCDRHARVAASDFAKACINYINGNLPPEVARSIPHRSFAVKFVEYFSEHYDTEFFRRRSNLKTDIGSLLCDGGGDSGGGFDTEEHEVSRLFPKSLLRRLSFKGLRKGKKLFFLQAFFHKNSDDVDGVGSSKQSSKTKLAKIVVECRKEGIVNNLTAESLDQTTATQKWEKCRLALVKAVGGYMLEFYTPPKAPKPHSGVFCFLISEARETTTLEMPDRLNTFVLKADNNMEYVIEAASADEMRSWLATIRYCMRTPPTQQPILNSDVIAVAMQTSPVTTNPNPTTSTPSGALGGIQNPQYQQQGGLVLGGSNGNLVSSQSADSALAAISASNSNANAPAGGNDVNAISQASIELSSTPPEIPSRPSRGERGEQRLSASSNFDGTELVETESDVNVADLTAEMRLFPWFHGTLPRAEAARMVLQSEAAGHGYFLVRQSETRRGEFVLTFNFQGRAKHLRLTISEKGQCRVQHLWFPTIQEMLEHFRHNPIPLESGGTSDVTLTDWVHHTSRLNDGAPITTIAAAAHEPGADASAGASNAAGSSGHANGNGNGHPSPRHVR, from the exons ATGGGTGGAAACAGCGCAGCTGCCAATTCGAACGCTTTCAGCGCCGGCGGTTACATCGGACCGACCACAAGTCTGGGTGCCGCCGGTGGCAGCGATTTGATACCGGCGCCAATGGGCACTGGCACTGCATTGGGCAGCACATCCTTTGCCTACGGCGGGACTAGCTGGGAAGAGTTTTGCGATCGTCATGCGCGAGTGGCCGCCAGCGACTTTGCCAAAGCATGTATTAACTACATTAATGGTAACCTGCCACCGGAGGTGGCTCGCAGTATACCGCACCGCAGCTTTGCTGTAAAATTTGTCGAATACTTCTCGGAGCACTACGATACAGAGTTCTTTCGACGACGCAGTAATCTGAAGACAGACATTGGATCTCTGCTGTGCGATGGCGGCGGTGATAGCGGTGGCGGTTTCGATACGGAGGAGCACGAGGTGTCGAGACTGTTTCCCAAGTCGCTGCTGCGGCGCCTCTCCTTTAAGGGACTGCGCAAGGGCAAG AAGCTCTTCTTTTTGCAGGCGTTCTTTCACAAGAACTCGGACGACGTGGATGGCGTGGGTAGCAGCAAGCAGAGCAGCAAGACGAAGTTGGCCAAAATAGTAGTCGAGTGCCGCAAGGAGGGCATTGTCAACAATTTGACTGCCGAGAGCTTGGACCAGACGACGGCCACACAAAAGTGGGAGAAATGCCGCCTGGCACTGGTCAAGGCTGTGGGCGGCTATATGCTTGAATTTTATACGCCACCCAAGGCACCAAAGCCACACAGCGGCGTCTTCTGCTTCCTCATCTCGGAGGCACGCGAAACAACCACTCTGGAGATGCCCGATCGCCTGAACACGTTTGTGCTCAAGGCCGACAACAACATGGAGTACGTAATTGAGGCAGCGAGTGCCGACGAAATGCGCAGCTGGCTGGCCACAATACGCTATTGCATGCGCACACCGCCAACACAGCAGCCGATCCTCAATTCGGATGTCATTGCGGTGGCCATGCAGACTTCACCGGTGACTACCAATCCGAATCCAACAACAAGCACGCCCAGCGGTGCATTGGGAGGCATACAAAATCCTCAATATCAGCAGCAAGGTGGTCTTGTCTTGGGCGGCTCCAATGGAAATTTGGTCAGCTCACAGTCAGCGGATAGCGCCTTGGCCGCCATCTCGGCCAGTAATAGTAACGCGAATGCACCTGCCGGCGGCAATGATGTGAATGCCATTTCTCAGGCTAGCATCGAGCTGAGTAGCACGCCACCCGAAATACCATCGCGTCCATCACGAGGCGAACGGGGCGAACAGCGTTTGTCGGCCTCCAGTAATTTCGATGGCACTGAGCTGGTTGAAACAGAATCCGATGTGAATGTGGCCGATCTGACAGCGGAGATGCGTCTGTTTCCCTGGTTCCATGGCACGTTACCGCGTGCTGAAGCCGCACGCATGGTGCTGCAGTCGGAGGCAGCGGGCCATGGTTACTTTTTGGTTCGCCAGAGCGAAACACGACGTGGCGAGTTTGTGTTAACATTCAATTTTCAAGGACGTGCCAAGCATCTGCGGCTGACAATCTCCGAAAAGGGCCAGTGCCGAGTGCAACATCTATGGTTCCCCACCATACAAGAGATGCTCGAACATTTTCGACACAATCCCATACCGCTCGAGTCGGGCGGCACATCCGATGTGACGCTCACGGATTGGGTGCATCACACCAGTAGACTGAACGACGGAGCACCCATAACAACAATTGCCGCCGCAGCGCATGAGCCGGGCGCCGATGCGTCCGCTGGAGCGAGCAACGCTGCCGGCAGCTCTGGCCATgcaaatggcaatggcaatggacATCCATCGCCGAGACATGTGAGATAG
- the Lnk gene encoding SH2B adapter protein 2 isoform X3: MGGNSAAANSNAFSAGGYIGPTTSLGAAGGSDLIPAPMGTGTALGSTSFAYGGTSWEEFCDRHARVAASDFAKACINYINGNLPPEVARSIPHRSFAVKFVEYFSEHYDTEFFRRRSNLKTDIGSLLCDGGGDSGGGFDTEEHEVSRLFPKSLLRRLSFKGLRKGKAFFHKNSDDVDGVGSSKQSSKTKLAKIVVECRKEGIVNNLTAESLDQTTATQKWEKCRLALVKAVGGYMLEFYTPPKAPKPHSGVFCFLISEARETTTLEMPDRLNTFVLKADNNMEYVIEAASADEMRSWLATIRYCMRTPPTQQPILNSDVIAVAMQTSPVTTNPNPTTSTPSGALGGIQNPQYQQQGGLVLGGSNGNLVSSQSADSALAAISASNSNANAPAGGNDVNAISQASIELSSTPPEIPSRPSRGERGEQRLSASSNFDGTELVETESDVNVADLTAEMRLFPWFHGTLPRAEAARMVLQSEAAGHGYFLVRQSETRRGEFVLTFNFQGRAKHLRLTISEKGQCRVQHLWFPTIQEMLEHFRHNPIPLESGGTSDVTLTDWVHHTSRLNDGAPITTIAAAAHEPGADASAGASNAAGSSGHANGNGNGHPSPRHRNEVITMNLSVRLKTNEIELPQEPTHVYFPEQVYFHLDPSTLTVHNSPPAGQGFLDQPHLRASNASLQATHPGVATTRHAADTTGANSGAPGSSGSGGATGAECSGRAIDNQYSFT, encoded by the exons ATGGGTGGAAACAGCGCAGCTGCCAATTCGAACGCTTTCAGCGCCGGCGGTTACATCGGACCGACCACAAGTCTGGGTGCCGCCGGTGGCAGCGATTTGATACCGGCGCCAATGGGCACTGGCACTGCATTGGGCAGCACATCCTTTGCCTACGGCGGGACTAGCTGGGAAGAGTTTTGCGATCGTCATGCGCGAGTGGCCGCCAGCGACTTTGCCAAAGCATGTATTAACTACATTAATGGTAACCTGCCACCGGAGGTGGCTCGCAGTATACCGCACCGCAGCTTTGCTGTAAAATTTGTCGAATACTTCTCGGAGCACTACGATACAGAGTTCTTTCGACGACGCAGTAATCTGAAGACAGACATTGGATCTCTGCTGTGCGATGGCGGCGGTGATAGCGGTGGCGGTTTCGATACGGAGGAGCACGAGGTGTCGAGACTGTTTCCCAAGTCGCTGCTGCGGCGCCTCTCCTTTAAGGGACTGCGCAAGGGCAAG GCGTTCTTTCACAAGAACTCGGACGACGTGGATGGCGTGGGTAGCAGCAAGCAGAGCAGCAAGACGAAGTTGGCCAAAATAGTAGTCGAGTGCCGCAAGGAGGGCATTGTCAACAATTTGACTGCCGAGAGCTTGGACCAGACGACGGCCACACAAAAGTGGGAGAAATGCCGCCTGGCACTGGTCAAGGCTGTGGGCGGCTATATGCTTGAATTTTATACGCCACCCAAGGCACCAAAGCCACACAGCGGCGTCTTCTGCTTCCTCATCTCGGAGGCACGCGAAACAACCACTCTGGAGATGCCCGATCGCCTGAACACGTTTGTGCTCAAGGCCGACAACAACATGGAGTACGTAATTGAGGCAGCGAGTGCCGACGAAATGCGCAGCTGGCTGGCCACAATACGCTATTGCATGCGCACACCGCCAACACAGCAGCCGATCCTCAATTCGGATGTCATTGCGGTGGCCATGCAGACTTCACCGGTGACTACCAATCCGAATCCAACAACAAGCACGCCCAGCGGTGCATTGGGAGGCATACAAAATCCTCAATATCAGCAGCAAGGTGGTCTTGTCTTGGGCGGCTCCAATGGAAATTTGGTCAGCTCACAGTCAGCGGATAGCGCCTTGGCCGCCATCTCGGCCAGTAATAGTAACGCGAATGCACCTGCCGGCGGCAATGATGTGAATGCCATTTCTCAGGCTAGCATCGAGCTGAGTAGCACGCCACCCGAAATACCATCGCGTCCATCACGAGGCGAACGGGGCGAACAGCGTTTGTCGGCCTCCAGTAATTTCGATGGCACTGAGCTGGTTGAAACAGAATCCGATGTGAATGTGGCCGATCTGACAGCGGAGATGCGTCTGTTTCCCTGGTTCCATGGCACGTTACCGCGTGCTGAAGCCGCACGCATGGTGCTGCAGTCGGAGGCAGCGGGCCATGGTTACTTTTTGGTTCGCCAGAGCGAAACACGACGTGGCGAGTTTGTGTTAACATTCAATTTTCAAGGACGTGCCAAGCATCTGCGGCTGACAATCTCCGAAAAGGGCCAGTGCCGAGTGCAACATCTATGGTTCCCCACCATACAAGAGATGCTCGAACATTTTCGACACAATCCCATACCGCTCGAGTCGGGCGGCACATCCGATGTGACGCTCACGGATTGGGTGCATCACACCAGTAGACTGAACGACGGAGCACCCATAACAACAATTGCCGCCGCAGCGCATGAGCCGGGCGCCGATGCGTCCGCTGGAGCGAGCAACGCTGCCGGCAGCTCTGGCCATgcaaatggcaatggcaatggacATCCATCGCCGAGACAT CGCAACGAAGTGATTACCATGAATCTAAGTGTTCGCCTAAAGACAAACGAAATCGAACTGCCACAAGAGCCAACACACGTCTATTTTCCGGAGCAAGTCTACTTTCATTTGGATCCCTCAACGCTGACCGTGCACAATTCGCCACCGGCAGGTCAAGGTTTTCTAGATCAGCCGCACCTGCGTGCATCGAATGCTTCACTGCAGGCAACCCATCCGGGCGTGGCGACGACACGCCATGCCGCTGACACCACGGGCGCCAACAGTGGTGCACCCGGCAGCAGCGGTAGCGGTGGAGCAACTGGAGCCGAGTGCAGCGGACGCGCCATTGATAATCAGTATAGCTTCACTTAG